From one Vibrio neonatus genomic stretch:
- a CDS encoding sodium:solute symporter family transporter yields MDLNTTIVGIYFLFLIAIGWMFRTFTSTTSDYFRGGGNMLWWMVGATAFMTQFSAWTFTGAAGKAYNDGFAVAVIFLANAFGYFMNFAYFAPKFRQLRVVTVIEAIRMRFGATNEQVFTWSSMPNSVVSAGVWLNALAIIASGIFGFDMTMTIWITGLVVLAMSVTGGSWAVIASDFMQMVIIMAVTITCAVVAIVQGGGVGEVINNFPVGDSGSFIAGNNLNYLSIFSIWAFFIFVKQFSITNNMLNSYRYLAAKDSKNAKKAALLACVLMLGGVFIWFMPSWYIAGQGVDLAAAYPDAGSKAGDFAYLYFVQEYMPAGMVGLLVAAMFAATMSSMDSGLNRNSGIFVKNFYETVVRKGQASEKELVTVSKITSTVFGILIILIAQFINSLKGLSLFDTMMYVGALIGFPMTIPAFLGFFIKKTPDWAGWGTLIVGGIVSYVVGFVINADMVSHAFGLEELTKREWSDVKVAIGLIGHIVFTGGFFILSTLFYKPLSEERQVDVDKFFGNLATPLVAESVAQQKLDNKQRQMLGKLIAVAGVFIMFMAVLSNPMWGRLVFILCGTIVSGVGMLLVKAVDSSVDSLEESVAK; encoded by the coding sequence ATGGATCTCAATACTACGATTGTTGGCATTTACTTCCTATTCTTAATTGCAATAGGTTGGATGTTTAGAACATTTACAAGTACCACAAGCGATTATTTTCGTGGGGGCGGTAACATGCTTTGGTGGATGGTTGGTGCGACTGCGTTTATGACTCAGTTTTCAGCATGGACATTCACAGGCGCGGCAGGTAAAGCATATAACGATGGTTTTGCTGTTGCGGTAATCTTTTTAGCGAACGCATTCGGTTACTTCATGAACTTTGCGTATTTCGCTCCTAAATTCCGTCAGCTACGTGTTGTTACGGTAATTGAAGCAATTCGTATGCGTTTCGGTGCTACGAACGAACAAGTATTTACTTGGTCTTCAATGCCTAACAGTGTTGTATCTGCAGGTGTTTGGTTAAACGCACTAGCAATTATTGCATCAGGTATCTTCGGCTTTGATATGACAATGACAATCTGGATTACAGGTTTAGTTGTACTAGCAATGTCAGTAACTGGTGGTTCATGGGCGGTAATCGCATCTGACTTTATGCAGATGGTTATCATCATGGCGGTAACAATTACTTGTGCTGTTGTTGCGATTGTTCAAGGTGGCGGTGTTGGTGAAGTAATTAATAACTTCCCAGTAGGCGACTCTGGTTCATTTATCGCAGGTAACAACCTTAACTACCTAAGCATCTTCAGCATCTGGGCATTCTTCATCTTTGTTAAGCAGTTCTCTATTACGAACAACATGCTTAACTCATACCGTTACCTAGCGGCAAAAGACTCTAAGAATGCTAAGAAAGCAGCGCTTCTAGCGTGTGTGCTAATGCTTGGTGGTGTATTCATCTGGTTCATGCCTTCTTGGTACATTGCAGGTCAAGGTGTAGACCTAGCTGCTGCTTACCCAGATGCAGGTTCTAAAGCAGGTGACTTCGCGTACCTATACTTTGTACAAGAATACATGCCAGCAGGTATGGTAGGCCTTCTAGTTGCAGCAATGTTTGCAGCGACAATGTCTTCAATGGACTCAGGTCTAAACCGTAACTCAGGTATCTTCGTTAAGAACTTCTACGAAACAGTAGTTCGTAAAGGTCAAGCGTCTGAGAAAGAGTTGGTTACAGTATCAAAAATCACTTCAACAGTGTTTGGTATTCTAATCATCCTTATCGCACAGTTCATTAACTCTCTGAAAGGGTTGAGCTTGTTCGATACAATGATGTACGTTGGTGCTCTAATCGGCTTCCCAATGACTATTCCAGCATTCCTAGGTTTCTTCATTAAGAAAACTCCAGACTGGGCTGGTTGGGGTACTCTGATTGTTGGTGGTATCGTTTCTTATGTTGTTGGTTTCGTTATCAACGCTGACATGGTATCTCACGCATTTGGTCTAGAAGAGCTAACTAAACGTGAATGGTCTGACGTGAAAGTTGCGATTGGTCTAATCGGTCACATCGTATTCACTGGTGGTTTCTTCATCCTATCAACTCTGTTCTACAAACCTCTTTCTGAAGAGCGTCAAGTAGACGTTGATAAATTCTTCGGAAACCTTGCTACACCGTTGGTTGCAGAATCAGTTGCTCAACAAAAACTTGATAACAAACAGCGTCAAATGCTAGGTAAACTAATTGCAGTTGCTGGTGTGTTCATCATGTTCATGGCTGTACTAAGCAACCCAATGTGGGGACGTCTAGTCTTCATCCTATGTGGTACAATTGTTAGCGGCGTTGGTATGCTTCTTGTTAAAGCTGTTGATAGCTCAGTAGACTCTTTAGAAGAGAGTGTTGCTAAGTAA
- a CDS encoding polysaccharide lyase family 7 protein, whose protein sequence is MKKLAYAVAPLFLAMALAGCGGSDSNSSSSDNSTPDIGNGNGGSDNGDNGQVEQNAGWDINQWKLTLPVSYAYYKEFHGEGNLKDDDSAAELIPADCSHKNELTTDTKLPYFYIDANNRTHFIVDLGGDGIATTGNTNKARSELRELYNFNSSDRCSSSNQNWAISDSANHKLNATLNVERYPSGINKDPKVVIGQVHGYDIKQALIKLVWEGSNKPVRAVMNDSFVFGNVECNSCNSFSVDLGTAKSGTDFSYQIDVNSQGVVLEAAGVRKSFNWGINIENTGHALTPNWANSNTKFYFKAGIYPQIIPSSSYAGQVFDVSFSKIVIEHK, encoded by the coding sequence ATGAAGAAGCTGGCCTACGCAGTTGCACCACTTTTTTTAGCAATGGCATTAGCAGGATGTGGAGGTTCTGACTCAAATTCTAGCAGTTCCGATAACAGTACTCCTGATATTGGCAATGGTAACGGCGGTTCTGATAACGGCGACAACGGCCAAGTTGAACAAAATGCAGGTTGGGACATTAATCAGTGGAAACTTACCCTACCTGTTAGTTATGCCTATTATAAAGAGTTCCATGGTGAAGGTAATCTTAAAGATGATGACAGTGCTGCAGAACTAATTCCAGCCGATTGTAGTCACAAAAACGAACTCACAACTGACACCAAATTACCTTACTTCTATATTGATGCTAACAACAGAACTCACTTTATTGTTGATCTTGGCGGCGATGGCATCGCTACAACAGGTAATACTAACAAGGCTCGCTCAGAACTGCGTGAACTCTACAACTTTAATAGTTCCGATCGCTGTTCATCTAGCAACCAAAACTGGGCTATTAGTGACAGTGCTAATCATAAACTTAACGCCACTCTAAATGTTGAGAGGTACCCTAGCGGCATCAATAAAGATCCAAAAGTTGTCATAGGTCAAGTTCATGGCTATGACATCAAACAAGCATTGATCAAGTTGGTATGGGAAGGTTCAAATAAACCGGTTCGCGCTGTCATGAATGATAGTTTTGTATTCGGCAACGTTGAATGTAATAGCTGCAACTCATTTAGTGTTGACTTAGGTACTGCAAAATCAGGTACTGATTTTTCTTACCAAATTGACGTAAATAGCCAAGGTGTGGTTTTAGAAGCTGCCGGGGTTAGAAAGAGCTTTAATTGGGGTATAAACATTGAAAATACGGGTCATGCCCTGACACCAAACTGGGCAAATAGTAACACCAAATTTTATTTCAAAGCGGGCATTTACCCTCAAATCATCCCTAGTTCTAGCTATGCCGGCCAAGTGTTTGACGTGAGCTTTAGTAAAATTGTTATCGAGCATAAATAA
- a CDS encoding polysaccharide lyase 6 family protein, whose product MKKTAIALAAALTLSGCSLFSDTKTESNTLAQVDRSMLLDSPRLNVVERASVEDAYKGEVDALRTKLLNAKDGDIIEIEAGKYRNLGQLTIEANNVTIKARKAGTAWVTGLVQFELKGNDITLDGLVFTEGGPNERFGGVRMMGDRNVLKNSTFYYFNDDYTYEPDARRSEYPKYLWVSLWGKDGQVINNRFEGKQKRGTLIGVQKDDTPDNHIIKHNIFLDQKPNQFNEFDIKEAIRYNGNSWEAIRIGDSKSSQWPSNSQFVDNLLISMDGERELISIKSGGNVIGGNTIFESSSLISLRHGKANIVEDNVILGNKKLLTGGMRIYDEDHVIRNNYIANTRGRDGLIEGNADLRGGIVINTGIIDVKNGEKLDQSVKGKELNKQWTPKNITIENNTLVDTEWGIVYGNQTHRVSLFNNKEVSNIFGGVDVHFKHNLIDNSKNPEFVAVRATKDFPLVGATYADEVYVGAVTEAELISDYSNKLPKITHVNGFETAENAGADASKLKIITADVAGPDYVIK is encoded by the coding sequence ATGAAAAAAACAGCAATCGCACTGGCCGCTGCGCTGACATTATCGGGCTGTAGTCTATTTAGTGACACCAAAACTGAATCCAACACTTTAGCGCAAGTTGATCGTTCAATGCTTTTAGACAGCCCACGCTTGAACGTGGTTGAGCGTGCATCGGTAGAAGATGCGTATAAAGGGGAAGTTGATGCACTTCGCACTAAACTTCTTAATGCTAAAGACGGCGATATCATCGAGATTGAAGCAGGCAAATATCGTAACCTGGGTCAACTAACCATCGAAGCCAACAATGTTACCATTAAAGCAAGAAAAGCAGGCACGGCTTGGGTAACGGGTCTTGTTCAGTTTGAGCTAAAGGGCAATGATATTACCTTAGATGGCTTGGTATTTACTGAAGGTGGTCCAAACGAGCGTTTTGGTGGCGTTCGCATGATGGGCGATCGCAATGTACTGAAAAATTCGACATTCTACTACTTTAATGACGATTACACTTATGAGCCTGATGCTCGTCGCTCTGAATACCCGAAGTACCTATGGGTTTCTTTGTGGGGTAAAGATGGTCAAGTCATCAACAACCGTTTTGAAGGCAAGCAGAAACGCGGCACTTTAATCGGTGTGCAAAAAGATGACACGCCAGATAATCATATTATTAAGCACAACATCTTCCTTGACCAAAAACCAAACCAATTTAATGAGTTTGATATTAAAGAAGCGATTCGTTACAACGGCAACAGCTGGGAAGCCATTCGTATCGGTGATTCAAAATCGTCACAGTGGCCTTCAAATAGCCAGTTTGTAGATAACCTATTGATCAGTATGGACGGTGAGCGTGAGCTTATCTCTATTAAATCAGGTGGCAACGTTATCGGTGGCAATACCATTTTTGAAAGCAGCTCTTTGATCTCTCTTCGCCACGGTAAAGCTAACATTGTTGAAGACAACGTGATTTTGGGCAATAAAAAGCTGTTGACTGGTGGTATGCGTATTTATGATGAAGATCATGTGATCCGTAATAACTACATTGCCAATACTCGCGGACGTGATGGTTTGATTGAAGGTAATGCCGATCTGCGTGGCGGTATCGTGATTAATACGGGTATTATTGATGTTAAAAACGGCGAGAAACTTGACCAATCGGTTAAGGGTAAAGAGCTGAATAAACAGTGGACTCCAAAAAATATTACAATAGAAAACAATACCTTGGTTGATACAGAGTGGGGCATTGTGTACGGCAACCAAACACACCGCGTAAGCCTATTTAATAACAAGGAAGTGTCTAATATCTTTGGTGGCGTAGACGTTCATTTCAAGCATAACTTGATTGATAACTCTAAAAACCCAGAGTTTGTTGCGGTTAGAGCAACTAAAGATTTCCCACTAGTCGGCGCAACTTATGCGGATGAAGTGTATGTTGGTGCAGTGACTGAAGCTGAGCTTATTTCTGACTACTCTAATAAGTTACCGAAGATTACTCATGTGAATGGTTTTGAAACAGCTGAAAATGCAGGCGCTGACGCTTCTAAGCTTAAGATCATTACAGCAGATGTTGCAGGCCCAGACTACGTAATCAAATAA
- a CDS encoding oligogalacturonate-specific porin KdgM family protein, with product MKALNKVTLALITTVAAASVSAASVDFRQEYKHEDESYASRIKIGSSVGNHYFGLEAKQTGKPFSEWGSADNEFEYGYNFKLDDHWRITTSMPITFGDDRITYKPQVRVQYKFDSGLTTKLRYRHEFRDYADSTDKDSVNRSKITGNIDYNIGALQLGFEANYAEDMFNDDKWFGGDTAKRTNEWDYNIKVGYKEKDWSWRPYFELGNVQYSNGPSSTNSDRQLRTRVGVTYSF from the coding sequence ATGAAAGCTTTAAACAAAGTTACTCTTGCTCTAATTACCACTGTGGCAGCCGCTTCAGTAAGCGCTGCTTCTGTCGATTTCCGTCAAGAATATAAGCATGAAGACGAATCATACGCTAGCCGTATCAAAATTGGCTCTAGCGTCGGAAATCACTATTTTGGTTTAGAAGCTAAACAAACCGGTAAGCCGTTCTCTGAGTGGGGTTCTGCTGACAATGAATTTGAATACGGTTACAACTTCAAGTTAGACGATCATTGGCGCATTACCACTTCTATGCCTATCACTTTCGGCGATGATCGCATCACTTATAAGCCACAGGTGCGCGTACAATATAAGTTTGATTCAGGACTCACCACAAAGCTTCGTTACCGTCATGAATTTAGAGACTACGCAGATTCTACTGACAAAGACTCAGTTAACCGCAGTAAGATCACAGGTAACATTGACTACAATATTGGCGCACTGCAACTTGGCTTTGAAGCCAACTACGCTGAAGATATGTTCAATGACGACAAATGGTTTGGCGGCGATACCGCTAAAAGAACCAATGAATGGGATTACAACATTAAAGTGGGTTATAAAGAAAAAGATTGGAGCTGGAGACCTTACTTTGAGTTAGGCAACGTTCAATACAGCAATGGCCCAAGCAGCACAAATAGCGATCGCCAGCTTCGTACCCGTGTTGGTGTGACTTACAGCTTCTAA
- a CDS encoding sodium:solute symporter family protein yields the protein MDLNTTIVGVYFLFLIAIGWMFRTFTSTTSDYFRGGGSMLWWMVGATAFMTQFSAWTFTGAAGKAYADGFAVAVIFLANAFGYLMNYLYFAPKFRQLRVVTVIQAIRMRFGSFNEQVFTWSGMPNSVISAGIWLNGLAIIASGIFGFDMTTTIILTGLVVLVMSVTGGSWAVIASDFMQMVIIMAVTVTCAVVAIIQGGGVGEIVANFPTDNGASFVSGNNLNYLSIFGIWAFFIFVKQFSITNNMLNSYRYLAAKDSKNAKKAALLACVLMTMGPAIWFMPSWFIAGQGVDLAAIYPEAGSKAGDFAYLYFVETFMPAGMVGLLIAAMFAATMSSMDSGLNRNSGIFVKNFYEPICRPNATEKELVVVSKLTSTFFGIAIILVALFINSLKGLSLFDTMMYVGALIGFPMTIPAFCGFFIKKTPDWAGWGTLVVGAVVSYYVGFVINAEMVANWFNLEPLTGREWSDLKVAIGLIGHLVFTAGFFCLTTLFYKPLSAERQADVDKFFENLDTPLVAESNEQKVLDNKQRRMLGTLIAVAGVGVMLMFLLPNPLWGRFIFVLCGAIVLGVGLLLVKAVDDTVEELREQTAE from the coding sequence ATGGATCTCAATACAACTATTGTTGGCGTCTATTTCCTATTCTTAATTGCAATAGGTTGGATGTTCAGAACATTTACAAGCACAACAAGTGATTACTTCCGAGGCGGCGGCAGCATGCTTTGGTGGATGGTAGGCGCAACAGCGTTTATGACTCAGTTTAGTGCTTGGACATTTACCGGTGCGGCTGGTAAAGCGTACGCAGATGGTTTTGCAGTAGCAGTCATCTTCCTTGCCAATGCATTTGGTTACTTAATGAACTACTTGTATTTCGCTCCGAAATTCCGTCAGCTACGTGTTGTAACGGTAATTCAAGCGATTCGCATGCGTTTTGGTAGCTTCAACGAGCAAGTATTTACTTGGTCTGGCATGCCAAACAGTGTTATTTCTGCGGGTATCTGGCTAAATGGTCTAGCAATTATTGCATCTGGTATCTTCGGTTTTGACATGACTACGACCATTATCCTAACGGGTCTTGTAGTACTAGTGATGTCTGTGACTGGCGGCTCTTGGGCGGTAATCGCATCTGACTTTATGCAGATGGTTATCATCATGGCTGTAACAGTAACTTGTGCTGTTGTTGCTATCATTCAAGGTGGTGGCGTTGGCGAAATCGTTGCAAACTTCCCAACAGATAACGGCGCATCATTCGTTTCAGGTAACAACCTAAACTACTTAAGCATCTTCGGCATTTGGGCGTTCTTCATTTTCGTTAAGCAGTTCTCTATTACGAACAACATGCTTAACTCATACCGTTACCTAGCTGCAAAAGATTCTAAGAACGCGAAAAAAGCCGCATTGCTTGCGTGTGTTCTAATGACTATGGGGCCAGCTATTTGGTTCATGCCTTCTTGGTTTATTGCCGGTCAAGGTGTTGATCTAGCGGCTATCTACCCAGAAGCAGGTTCTAAAGCGGGCGACTTTGCTTACCTATATTTCGTTGAAACCTTCATGCCAGCGGGTATGGTTGGTCTACTGATTGCTGCAATGTTTGCTGCAACTATGTCTTCAATGGATTCAGGTCTAAACCGTAACTCGGGTATTTTTGTTAAGAACTTCTACGAACCAATCTGTCGTCCAAACGCGACTGAAAAAGAGCTTGTAGTAGTTTCTAAGCTAACTTCTACCTTCTTTGGTATCGCAATCATTCTAGTTGCACTGTTCATCAACTCTCTGAAAGGTTTGAGCCTATTTGACACCATGATGTATGTAGGTGCGCTAATTGGCTTCCCGATGACTATTCCAGCATTCTGTGGTTTCTTCATTAAGAAGACTCCTGACTGGGCAGGTTGGGGAACTCTAGTGGTTGGTGCGGTTGTTTCTTACTACGTTGGTTTCGTAATCAATGCAGAAATGGTTGCAAACTGGTTCAACCTTGAGCCGCTAACAGGTCGTGAGTGGTCTGATCTTAAAGTTGCAATTGGTCTAATTGGTCACCTTGTATTTACTGCTGGCTTCTTCTGTCTAACGACGTTGTTCTACAAGCCACTATCTGCTGAGCGTCAAGCTGATGTTGATAAGTTCTTCGAAAACTTAGACACACCACTAGTTGCAGAATCTAACGAGCAGAAAGTACTGGATAACAAGCAACGTCGTATGCTTGGTACTCTTATCGCAGTAGCTGGTGTTGGTGTAATGCTAATGTTCTTGCTACCTAACCCACTATGGGGCCGCTTCATCTTCGTATTGTGTGGCGCGATTGTTCTAGGTGTTGGTTTGCTACTGGTTAAAGCTGTTGATGACACAGTTGAAGAACTGCGTGAACAAACTGCAGAATAA
- a CDS encoding 3'-5' exonuclease, with the protein MFEYFHVLERTKRERKALVDNMATPLLFRRLLESPNPDVGTLSSELDYIVLDLETTGLDSVNDLILSIGWVVISKRKIDLSGACHFYINQESQVKPETAIINHITPEMLTEGVSIHDAMKAFYDAALGKIIVAHGCIVEANFINQYLKTHYRMWDLPLIWLDTLCIEKKMAKARNDTEDVDLTLSGTRARYKLPEYNGHNALSDALATAELLMAQMKRLEPEHDIKFGYLYKLSC; encoded by the coding sequence ATGTTTGAATATTTTCATGTATTAGAGCGTACCAAACGTGAGCGTAAAGCTTTGGTCGATAATATGGCTACGCCTTTGTTATTTAGGCGATTGCTGGAAAGCCCAAACCCAGATGTGGGCACCTTATCCAGTGAGCTTGACTATATTGTTTTGGATCTAGAAACCACTGGACTTGATAGTGTAAATGACCTGATTTTATCCATTGGCTGGGTTGTGATCTCGAAACGAAAGATCGACCTATCGGGTGCGTGTCATTTCTATATTAACCAAGAGTCACAAGTGAAACCTGAAACGGCGATCATTAATCATATTACACCTGAAATGCTCACCGAAGGGGTGTCTATCCATGATGCGATGAAGGCTTTTTATGACGCGGCGTTAGGCAAAATCATTGTTGCTCATGGCTGTATTGTGGAAGCTAATTTCATTAATCAGTATCTAAAAACCCACTATCGCATGTGGGATCTGCCGTTAATTTGGCTCGATACCTTATGTATTGAGAAGAAAATGGCAAAAGCACGTAACGATACTGAAGACGTAGATTTGACATTATCGGGCACAAGAGCACGTTATAAGCTGCCAGAATATAACGGACATAATGCATTGAGTGATGCTTTAGCCACTGCCGAGCTATTAATGGCGCAGATGAAGCGTTTAGAACCCGAGCATGATATTAAATTTGGCTATTTGTATAAGCTAAGCTGTTAA
- a CDS encoding oligogalacturonate-specific porin KdgM family protein — protein sequence MNKNKIALVVVATLFTGAVSAGSLNYRGEYKHKDEDFAHRIKIGESVNVADKTKLYFSVEQKFQSEADENGHQAFWSHVERGDSEFDWGVRYALTKQWYLQPGMPITFGNGRTTYKPQFRVGYKADFGLTTALRYRHEFREYTNDGQTISLAGGGSTDVSGKTTQKSKITLTGSYKIPVDSLKNLRLSYEGNYTKSHDNERLANNEDWEWDFGLIVGYKVGNFTPYAEFWTVDYGSTSGDRQARTRLGLKYDF from the coding sequence ATGAATAAAAATAAAATTGCTTTAGTTGTAGTAGCAACACTGTTCACTGGTGCGGTAAGTGCAGGATCACTGAACTACCGTGGCGAATACAAACATAAAGACGAAGATTTCGCACACCGAATCAAAATTGGTGAGTCTGTGAATGTAGCAGATAAGACGAAATTGTACTTTAGTGTTGAGCAAAAGTTCCAAAGTGAAGCAGATGAGAATGGTCATCAAGCATTTTGGAGTCACGTAGAGCGTGGCGATTCAGAATTTGATTGGGGTGTTCGCTATGCATTGACTAAACAATGGTACCTACAACCTGGTATGCCAATTACATTTGGTAACGGCAGAACAACTTATAAACCTCAGTTCCGCGTTGGTTACAAAGCTGACTTCGGCCTAACAACTGCACTTCGTTACCGTCATGAGTTCCGTGAGTACACAAACGACGGCCAAACTATTTCTCTTGCAGGCGGCGGTTCAACTGACGTTTCTGGTAAAACAACTCAGAAAAGTAAAATCACACTTACTGGCTCTTACAAGATTCCAGTAGACAGCTTGAAAAACCTACGTTTGAGCTATGAAGGTAACTACACCAAGAGCCATGACAACGAGCGTCTAGCAAACAATGAAGATTGGGAATGGGATTTCGGTCTAATCGTTGGTTACAAAGTGGGCAACTTTACTCCTTACGCAGAATTCTGGACAGTTGACTACGGTTCAACTTCTGGTGACCGTCAGGCAAGAACTCGTCTAGGCCTGAAATACGACTTCTAA
- a CDS encoding oligogalacturonate-specific porin KdgM family protein has translation MIKKHQITLFITATVVAASANAASVDYRQEYKHNDKAYASRVKVGSSVGNHFFSLEAKQTGKPISDWQAADNEFVYGYNFKVNKKWRITPSMPITFGNDRVTYKPQVRVQYKFDSGLTSKLRYRHEFRDYTGEKSDKDSIDRSKITGNLDYKIGALQLGFEANYAQDFFHDNEWFGGKSAKRHNEWDYNVKIGYKEASWSWRPYIELGNVQYNSGPSATNSNRQLRTRVGLTYSF, from the coding sequence ATGATTAAAAAGCACCAGATTACGTTATTCATTACAGCTACCGTGGTTGCTGCATCCGCAAACGCTGCCTCAGTAGACTACCGTCAAGAATATAAACACAATGATAAAGCCTATGCCAGCCGTGTCAAAGTTGGCAGCAGTGTTGGCAATCACTTCTTTAGCCTTGAAGCTAAACAAACCGGTAAACCAATTTCAGATTGGCAAGCGGCAGATAATGAATTTGTCTATGGCTATAACTTCAAAGTAAATAAAAAATGGCGCATCACTCCCTCAATGCCCATCACATTCGGCAATGATCGCGTCACTTACAAACCGCAAGTTCGTGTTCAATATAAATTTGATTCGGGTTTAACCAGTAAACTTCGTTACCGTCACGAGTTCCGCGACTATACTGGCGAAAAGTCGGATAAAGACTCTATCGACCGTAGTAAGATAACCGGTAACCTAGATTATAAAATTGGCGCATTGCAATTGGGCTTTGAGGCTAACTATGCGCAAGATTTCTTCCATGACAATGAATGGTTTGGCGGTAAATCAGCGAAACGTCACAATGAATGGGATTACAACGTTAAAATTGGCTACAAAGAAGCGAGTTGGAGTTGGAGACCTTACATAGAGTTAGGTAACGTCCAATACAACAGCGGACCTAGTGCAACTAACAGTAACCGCCAATTGCGCACCCGTGTAGGCCTTACTTATAGCTTTTAA
- a CDS encoding oligogalacturonate-specific porin KdgM family protein, with amino-acid sequence MTKSKIALAVVATIFAGSACAGQIDYRAEYKHNSDEYQHRIKLGSSVKASDQAKVYFSVEQKWNSNDKSDFWNEVERGDSEFDWGVQYKLNKNWYVQPGMPITFSTEKTTYKPQFRVGYKADFGLTTAIRYRHEFQTYTSEAGTTTDVDGQKIERAGKTIQQGKITLTGSYKLPQKSLKNLKLSYEANYNHNYDNIRIENGKNWGWDAGVIIGYQVENFQPYIELWDVKGKTGTKTDTRQLRTRLGLKYKF; translated from the coding sequence ATGACTAAATCTAAAATTGCTCTAGCTGTTGTAGCTACTATTTTTGCTGGCTCTGCATGTGCAGGCCAAATTGATTATCGCGCAGAATACAAACACAACTCAGATGAATACCAACATCGCATCAAACTCGGGTCTTCAGTAAAAGCTTCAGACCAAGCTAAGGTCTACTTTAGTGTTGAACAAAAATGGAATAGTAATGACAAATCAGATTTCTGGAACGAAGTAGAACGCGGCGATTCAGAGTTCGATTGGGGTGTGCAATACAAACTTAATAAAAACTGGTACGTACAACCAGGTATGCCAATTACGTTCTCAACAGAGAAAACAACGTATAAACCTCAATTCCGTGTTGGTTACAAAGCTGACTTTGGTTTGACTACAGCTATTCGTTACCGTCACGAATTCCAAACATATACAAGCGAAGCAGGCACAACAACTGACGTTGATGGTCAAAAAATCGAACGTGCAGGCAAAACAATACAACAAGGTAAAATTACTTTAACGGGTTCATACAAGTTGCCTCAAAAAAGTTTGAAAAACTTGAAATTGAGCTATGAAGCTAACTACAACCACAACTACGACAACATCCGTATTGAAAACGGTAAAAACTGGGGTTGGGATGCTGGTGTGATCATTGGCTACCAAGTTGAAAACTTCCAACCATACATCGAACTTTGGGATGTGAAGGGTAAAACAGGTACTAAAACTGATACTCGTCAGCTAAGAACTCGCCTTGGTTTGAAATACAAGTTCTAA